Proteins from a genomic interval of Aquabacterium sp. J223:
- the mdcE gene encoding biotin-independent malonate decarboxylase subunit gamma, with translation MHWTDLLHALFGDDHRVLQQGELLTGTARLDGQDLAVVGTTDHAAIGVELALAQARAVLDVVRDHPGRPLLLLVDTQGQRLRHRDELLGIHRCMAHLACCVALARRRGHRVLGLVYDQALSGGFLASGLMADACDALPDAEIRVMRLPAMARVTKIAEDRLAALAERNPVFAPGVDNYVAMGGVRRLWRGDLQAALRAALADLPAQDTRAADGAARGGRRLADEVIARVLAG, from the coding sequence ATGCACTGGACCGACCTGCTGCACGCCCTCTTCGGCGACGACCACCGCGTGCTGCAGCAGGGCGAGCTGCTCACCGGCACCGCCCGGCTCGACGGGCAGGACCTCGCCGTCGTCGGCACCACCGACCATGCGGCCATCGGCGTGGAGCTGGCGCTGGCGCAGGCGCGGGCGGTGCTGGACGTGGTGCGCGACCACCCCGGCCGGCCGCTGCTGCTGCTGGTCGACACGCAGGGCCAGCGGCTGCGCCACCGCGACGAGCTGCTCGGCATCCACCGCTGCATGGCGCACCTGGCCTGCTGCGTGGCGCTGGCACGGCGGCGCGGGCACCGGGTGCTGGGGCTGGTGTACGACCAGGCGCTGTCGGGCGGCTTCCTCGCCAGCGGCCTGATGGCCGACGCCTGCGACGCGCTGCCCGACGCCGAGATCCGCGTCATGCGGCTGCCGGCGATGGCCCGCGTGACCAAGATCGCCGAGGACCGGCTGGCGGCGCTGGCCGAACGCAACCCGGTGTTCGCGCCCGGCGTCGACAACTACGTCGCCATGGGCGGGGTGCGGCGCCTTTGGCGTGGCGACCTGCAGGCCGCGCTGCGCGCCGCGCTGGCCGACCTGCCGGCGCAGGACACGCGCGCGGCCGATGGCGCGGCCCGCGGCGGGCGCCGGCTGGCCGACGA